TGATAATCGCCATTGCGTCCAGAGTGATAGTTCGGCCAAGAAATATTATTCGTGTAGATGTCATCAATGACGCGACGAGATTCGTCTGGATCGGGATTATAATTTTGGAAAAAGTGTGCCGCACCAACACCGCAGAGATTGCAGATAGACGAACCTAAATCCTGATGATCTCGCGTCGCCAAAAGACCACCGCCACGGTTATGAAATGCCGTAATGCCTGAATGGTCTTTTTCTGTCAAACCGTCACCGACATCGACTGCAAACAGCCATAACTCGTCGAAATCCGACTCGCCGAGGTTGCTCAAAATGGGGTCATTGCTTTCAGCGTCCGATTCTCGGTTACGCGCCGTGACTTCAAAGAGGTAGTTCCCCTCGTCGTCTTTGACAGAAGCGAGATAGTCGCGCAACAATGAGAAGCGATCGATACTCCAGTCATCTTCTGTCGCCGGAATTGTCGTCTGCAACAGAATCCGAATAGGTTTTTCCATAACCTCTGCCATTTACAGCCTCATCAAAATCTATCTTCTATCTTATTAATTTGATTAAAAGCCTAAAGTCTGCCAAAAGTTGAAAGATTAAAAAATATCAGGTGCGATCGCTTAGCTGACGAACGGCATATTTTTTTTCCATCATTCTACAGCAGTGCCAGACTTGACAACCTATGGTATATTACCCCCTGACTCTAAAAAGGTCAACCCCCAAAGTTAGACTGGCTCGACTCCTGTGATAGAATCGCGAAAAGCAGTCTGATCTTGTGGCTACGTTGCGACTGAAGCAAGAGGAGAAATTTATGGCTGAAGTATTGACCTGCATTGAATGTGAGGAAAAGGTAAGTTCTGAAGCTTACCTTTTCCTCACTGCGGAACCAAAGAGTATCGTGGTCTTAAATGCCGGGTTTGCCTAGTGCTAAGATAAGTGCGATCGCCATGCTAGAGTCGATCGCATAAACACCCTTGTTTCAAACCATCACCTTACCTTTCTCTATAAAATCTAACAAAATTCTTTGATGTGGAGATCCCAAAGGTCGCACCTGTTCTGCTTTTTCAGAATAACGCTTACCCAGTCGAATTTCATCGGGTGTTAATAATCCCATATCCCAACCTTCTCCTAATACCAAATCTTCGAGTTCCACCGTAAGCGGCGCGTGAAAAACGTGGCGCAAAACGTTGGGATCGGGATAATCGCCAAAAAACGATACTGTAGGCGGTGAGTAGCCAATTTCCTCTATGAGTTCCCGCTTAACGGCGTCTTCTGGGGTTTCACCAGGCTCGATGTGTCCCCCGAAAAACGCCCAGTGACCGGGATATACTATAGTGGGGATGTTGTCTCGCAGTTGTAGGAGAAACTGGTTGTCGCGATATAGAATTGCGATCGCTACATGGACTAATTTGCTACTCATTGCTTAAAGTTCAGACCTAATTACTTTTGTAATTTATTACTTATTAATCGTAAATCCATACATACATTTATTGGTGGGTAATCTCGCGAAACTCCTTCAAAAAGCGACGAAATAGCGGATGGTTAGACGAATCATACCGATAGGGATGAATAGTTGCTAACGGCTTCAGTTCCATCATAGTGGCAGCTAAAAAAGCCCCGTCGAAGTTCTCTAATTCAGAAGGGAAAACATCCCTTTCAATCACTTCTATTCCCAAAGAATTTGCAACATCAAGCAGTGTGGATCGAGTGATACCGGGGAAAATATTTGGAGTAAGCGCAGGTGTAATAACTGTCTCTTTTTGCAAGAAAAAAATATTGGCTACAGCAGCTTCGGTAATTCGACCTTCCCGATCGAGCATGATAGCATCATTGAACCCAGCTACCTCCGCAGCGCGACGACCTAAGTAACTGTTTACATAAGTTCCACATATTTTCCATGAAACTGGAATGGCGCAACCGGAAACACGCTCAAATGGGGAGATGTGGCAAGTAAGAGATTTGTCTACATCGCGTGCAATAGTAACTGCCAAAATTGTTACATCCACAGGCATTGTGTCGCTAAAGTTCAGCTGTGGTACTGAACGGTAAACTATCGGTCTAATATAATAATTATTTGCAGGTATTTCATCTAAAAGTGATAAAATACCTGCTTTAAGGTCTTCGTTCGACCACGAAAATACCAGCCCCATCTGCGTGGAACCATTGCGAAGGCGGTCTAGATGTGCGTCTAAGCGATGAATATAATAGCGATCGCTATTCCAGTAAGCCATTAAGCCATCAAAAACTCCAACACCTAAGTGAAGAGAATGGCTAGCAATCGAGGGTGCAGCTTGTTCGCGTTCAACGAGTTTTCCGTTATGCCAAGCAATCGGCGCTGCTTCAAATATCATTAAAATCGTTCCCGCTTATCGCTACATGAACTCGTTCGTTACTCATACTCCATCCAGTTATAGCCGTTCCTGTTCTTTAACATAAACTTCCCCTAAATCGCGACCACCTAAAGGAATACTTTTGTACTGTACCTTACCTTTGATTAAAACTTCCTTTTTTTGGGGAAATTTTTCGTTAGTTATAACCAAGATAATACCAGTTGAGTCTTGCAATTCATAAGCTCGTGTTCCTAAGAAAGGAACTTGCTTAACCACCTTACCTTTAAGGTAAACCGTAGCATCGGTATTCCGATCTTTTTGCAGTTGATTGATTTGGGTGACGGGTACATTGTCTCTCGAAAAGAAACCGATCGCACAAGCAAATACTCCTCCTAACAGCAGCCCGATCGCGCCATATCGCCCTACCTGAATTTTTGTTAGCTTCATAGCCGTTTCCTTCTGTGATGGACTTCAAAAGGCGAAGTAAATATGCGAAACTGATAAGAGCGGATTGCCACAGACATGGATGCCACTTACACTCCAATGGACGCTAAAATTGCCCAATTATTAGATGGTAAAACCCTAGCTGAAAAAATTCATTCTGAACTACAACAGCGCATTCAGGAATTGCACCCGAAAATAGGCCGATCGCCCGGTCTAGCCGTGCTAATGGTTGGCGATAACCCAGCCAGCGCCGCATACGTGCGGAATAAAGAGCGAGCTTGCCAAAAAGTCGGCATAGCCTCCTTTGGGCAGCATTTCGCATCAGAAACTACGCAGGCAGAACTGGAGCAAGTCATTCAGTCGCTGAATCAAGACGATCGCGTTGATGGCATTTTAGTACAACTGCCGCTACCTGACCACCTCAATGCCATAGCGCTACTCCACCAAATCGATCCAAACAAAGACGCCGACGGACTCCACTCAGTTAACCTGGGGCGCTTGGTGCGCGGGGAACTGGGATTGCGGAGTTGTACTCCAGCTGGGGTGATGCGCCTCTTAGAGGAATATGAAATTAACCTCAAAGGCAAACAAGCCGTTGTGGTGGGACGCAGCATTTTGGTGGGCAAGCCGATGGCCTTGATGCTGCTGGAAGCTGATGCTACAGTGACGATCGCGCATTCTCGCAGTCACGACTTAGCCGCCATTACCCGCAATGCCGATATTCTGATTGCAGCTGTGGGTCGGCCAAATCTCATTACAGGTGATATGGTCAAGCCAGGAGCGATCGTTGTCGATGTCGGCATGAATCGTATTACCGATGATGCCGGAAATTCTCGCCTCGTGGGAGATGTCAACTTCGATGAAGTGAAGAGTGTAGCCGAATTTCTCACCCCTGTGCCGGGGGGCGTTGGCCCCATGACTGTTGCCATCCTATTGCAAAATACCGTCTGGAGTTACAGCCAGAAAAGTTAATGGGGACTGGGCAATTTTAGATTTTAGATTTAATCTCAATCTGAAATCTGCTTTTTTAAAATTTGCAATTCTTCTGCGCCTAGCCCAATACCCAATTCCCTGTAAAATTGTTACGGACATAGACACGCTCAAGGAATCGAGGGATGGTAGCTACGGATGACAAGCATTCGCCACAGGGGGAATCCCCTACCTTTGATCTATCGGCTTACTTAGCCCAGCGACAGGTTTTGGTGGAAGCAGCTCTGGAGCGTGCCGTCCCCATCACCTATCCTGAAAAAATATATGAGGCCATGCGCTATTCCTTAATGGCCGGGGGTAAGCGCCTGCGTCCCATCCTTTGCCTAGCCACTTGCGAACTAGCTGGAGGTACGCTGGATATGGCTATGCCAACAGCCTGTGCCTTAGAGATGATCCATACCATGTCGTTGATCCACGATGATTTACCGGCAATGGACAACGACGATTATCGGCGAGGCAAACTGACCAATCATAAGGTCTATGGCGAGGATATTGCGATTTTGGCTGGGGATGGTTTGTTAGCTTATGCCTTTGAGGTTGTGGCTGAAACTAAAATCGTTCCACCGGAACGGCTATTACAGGTGATTGCCCGATTAGGGCGTGCTGTGAGTGCAGCCGGGTTAGTTGGTGGCCAAGTGGTTGACCTGGAATCTGAGGGAAAGCCAGATATTACGCTGGAAACTCTTAACTTTATTCACACTCACAAAACCGGCGCTTTGTTGGAAGCTTGTGTGGTTTGCGGTGGGATTATAGCCGGGGTATCCGCAATGGATTTGCAACGCCTATCCCGTTATGCTGAGAATATCGGGCTGGCGTTTCAGATTGTGGATGACATTCTCGATATCACCAGACCTAGCGAGGAGTTGGGCAAAACGGCTGGCAAAGACCTCCAAGCTAAAAAGGCAACTTATCCCAGCCTTTGGGGGTTGGAGGAATCTAAGCAAAAAGCCCAGCAACTGGTTGACGCTGCTAAGGCCCAAATGGCACCGTTTGGAGAGAAGGCTCGACCGCTACAGGCGATCGCAGATTTTATCACCACTCGCACTCACTAAAACTCTTTGAGGACGGATTTAACCAGACAATCTATAATAAACCCGTCCTCAATAAAGCGAACAGCAGAACCTTAAGAATCCACGCATCCTAAATCCCAAATCCAAAACCGATATGCAGGACTTTGGCCACATCCTAGACAACCGGGTGTTGCTGGTTGCTCTTTTAGCTTGTCTAATCGCTCAAATCTTGAAGCTCGTTATCCACTTTATCCAGCACGGTAAGGTGACTGTAAGAGTTTTGGTGGAAACTGGCGGTATGCCTAGCGCCCATTCCGCCTTAGTGGCTTCCTTGGCGGCTGGTGTGGGTCAGACGGTCGGATGGGCTAGTCCCGAATTCGCACTGGCAACCATTTTTGCCATCATCGTCATGTACGACGCTGCTGGGGTGCGTCAGGCTGCCGGTAAGCAAGCTCGCATCCTCAATCAAATTATTGATGAGTTATTTCGAGAACATCCTACGTTTAACGAAGACCGTCTGAAGGAATTGCTCGGACACACGCCTTTTCAAGTGATTGTAGGCTCGGCGCTAGGCATAACTATTTCCTGCTTGGCTGGGCCAGCTTATTAAAAATTTCAAATTTTAGATTGCAGATTTCAAATTGAATTTTTAAATCTGAAATCTTTAATCTAAAATTTGGAATTACTTACTTGCGATCGCAGCAGCGTTACCTTTTGGCTATCGACTACCATGACCCAAAAACCGCGATCGCTTAACGCCTTCAAAGTATCTGTAGCATCCTTTTGATTGCTGGTATGCAACGCCAGTAAGTAGGGTCGTTGTCCGTAGGAAACTAAACCTACGTCCTTCCTTAACGCTTGCTGCACCCGATCTGCAAGTTCTGGCTGGTTGAAATAATCTATCAGCACCGCATAACCAGTTCCCAGCGGTTTGGGATTATAGGCAGGTAAATTCTCTGTAGGGGGTGTTGCTGTCTGGGCGACTGCTTTCGACTCAACGACAAATCCTGGCAATCCAGCCATAGCTGTGGCAAAAATCAGCGCCGCGTAGCACCCCTCGATCGCAATTTCACGCATAGCTTTTTCATTGAGCGAGTGTCATTTGTCAATTTTTATTGCAGAATTCTACAAACGACGACTGACAAATGACCGTTGACTAATTATAAGTGGGTGTTAGGAGACTGGCGCTAAGGAAGCGAGGGGATCGGGGATCTTCTCTGAGGGTGCCTGGAATTCTCCGGTGACTACGTACTCCAATCGCAGTTTGAGCCAAGTAATAAATTGAGGATTGGTGGAAATTACCGCCACACTTGGCTGGGGGCATTTTGCCTTAACAGCGGCCATTTCCGGTACTTCCAGGAAAGCGGGCTGCAAGACAAGCCAAAAATCAATTTGTTTTTCTTGCTCTTGATAGTTTCTGGTTCGTTCCTTCAGCACTTCCTCAAAAGGTTCTTCTTCTAGCAAAAAGCGCTGACTCGCTAAAACGTAGTAGTAAGTTGTCATCTCAATTCAAAACTCAAAATTCAAAACTCAAAACTCTCCCCGCATAGCCTGTTTCATCTCGCGGACGGCTCGCTCTAGTCCGACTAAAACGGCTCGACTAATAATTGTATGACCAATGTTGAGTTCTTCCATACCTTTTAGGCAAGCAACTGGGTAAACGTTCCAATAGGTGAGTCCGTGTCCGGCGTTTACTCGCAAACCAGATGCTAGAGCATATTCGCACCCTTTGGCTAACACCTCTAATTCCTTCTCCCGATTCGCTTCATCATGGGCCTCGGCATATTTGCCCGTATGCAGTTCAATAAATTTGGCTTTTACCTTGACAGCAGCATAAATTTGTGCTGGTTCCGCATCGATAAACAAGCTCACGGGAATTCCGGCATCTTGTAATTTAGTCACAATATCACTCATGCGCTGGATTTGTCCTGCCACATCGAGTCCGCCTTCGGTGGTGACTTCTTCGCGGCGTTCGGGTACGAGGGTGATATAGTCGGGTTTGATGTCAAGTGCTAGAGCCACCATTTCGTCGGTAGCCGCCATCTCCAAGTTTAGATGAGTGCGTACCGTCTGCCGCAATATGAGTACGTCGCGGTCTTGGATATGCCTTCTATCCTCCCGCAGATGGACGGTAATGCCATCAGCACCTGCGAGTTCTGCCAATACCGCCGCTGCAACGGGGTCAGGTTCGATCGTGCGCCGCGCTTGGCGGATCGTGGCAATGTGGTCAATGTTAACGCCGAGTGTAGGCAACTTGGATTCTCCTTATGCGTAGAAGCGTCCGTCCTTTATTTTACCTAAAAGGTTGAGAGTGTTGCTCTTGAGTATTGTAAGTCTAATTACCCCAAGGAAGAGAAGGACTTGAAACCTGTGGATGGTTTTCTGGTTGTTGAGCATTAGGTATCCAGATTCGGAGTCTGTCCCAAATATGACGTAGTGTTCTATACACCTCCATGATTTCAGTAATTTCAATTTTAGAATCAATGCGATCGACCTCATCTTGTGCTGCCTCGCACTTTTTCTTAAGTTCTTCAAGCATTGTCTGCCTATCTTCAGGAGATGTAGCTGTCTCAAAATTATCCCTAATAAACGTAAATATATCAGTAAAAACAGAACTCAAAGCAGGCAAATCGATCGCACATGAAATCGTATCTGAATATCCCCACCAGATACTTCCTTTGTTTGCCGCATCTTTGCCGAGTTCAGCTGCTGTGTGGCAAGCAAATGCGTAAATTTGACGTTCACCTAGCAGGTGTACATCATTCTTTGAAAGGGCGACCTCCCCATTTTGGGCTTTCAAGGCATCAGGAACACCGTGAGACATCGCGAACAGAGGCACGTCAGCCTTACACAACGCTAATATGAGTTCCTGTTTTGTTGCTTTCTTCTCGAATAGCGTGACACAATTCGATGTGATGATTAGCTTCGCAATAGTCAGATTTGCCTGGGTCGATAGATCGTATGCGGGGACAAAGAAGATCATTAAGATTCTCTCCTATTAGCCATTCTCTTAAGAAAATCCCTCGCTACTCGAAGTACATCTGAGGCATATTGTTGACCAATATCTGTACCTTCCTCAATCTGCTTCCGAAGTTCATCTGCTGTAAATGATTCTCCATTTGCAGTTCGCCAAATTACTGTGTTTGCAGGTAGAACTTCCCGGATAAGTCCAGAGAAAACATCCCGACTGATGTTACGAGAAACGCTTTGTAAAGCAGGTGTTGGTTGTGCTGCCAACATATTTTTGATACCTGTCAAAAATTCACGCAAGGACGGCGATCTTGCCGAAGCTCTATCAATATTGATATTCTTAACAAAATCCCAGGAATTCAAATTTTTTCCAAAAGCCAATTCCGCATGGATTTTGGGAGTAGGGATATCTTCTGGTAATAGAAGCGTAGGTATCACTTCCCGTCCCCATTGAGTTTTTGTATTCTCTAGTGCTGCGATATCATCTGCAAAAAGCCAAGCCTCTATTTCTTTCATCGCACAGAAAACTTTTACAGGTGGATTACTTAACTTTCTTCTAGCACTAGATACAGCATCGGGGACACTTCCTGCGTCTGAATCAACTAGAACTGCACAACTTTCTGCAATATCAGAAGGTAGACCTTTTAAAAACTCTTTAAGGTTTTTATGGCCTCTAATCGCATTAAGTTTGATTTTTTCTACAGGATATCCAGCAGCTTCTAAAATCCAAGTCACAAGCTGGATATCTTTTTCCGTTTCGACAAGAAGTTGGATTGAGCCATCTTGCATAGTCTCACATTACCTAATTGAGAGTAGAAATACCAGCACAAGATTACTGGTGGAGAACATCCAAGTTATTTGAATTGTAACTCCTGTTAATGTTTGCGATCGCACCACCTCCAATACTGATCTGGTTTTGGGTAGCGCCACAGAAGCCAACAGCAGCACAACTGCTTCCACGCTTGTTCTGCTGCTGCTTTAAAGCCTAAAATTTACGGATTTGAACCATCTTTTATGGGGCGCATCGTTGGGAACATCACCACATCTCGAATACTTTGAGTATTAGTCAGCAGCATCACAAGTCGGTCTACACCTATTCCCATTCCGGCACAATTTGGCATTCCCAAAGACAAAGCTTCAATAAAATCTTCATCCATTGGATGTGCTTCTTCATCGCCTGCGTTTTTCTGAGCCAATTGTTCTTCAAAACGCTTTCTTTGCTCTTTCGGATCGTTCAATTCCGAGAAGCCGTTAGAGTATTCCGTGCCAGCGATAAATAGCTCAAATCGTTCTACAAAACCTGGTTTACTGCGATGTCCTTTGGCTAGCGGACTCACTTCAACGGGGAAGTCAATGATGAAAGTTGGTTGAATCAGGTTTGAGACAACTAGCCGATCAAACACAGCGTAAAGTACATAACCAAAACTTTGTTTTTCTAAGCTAGAAAGGTGCAATCCTAGTTCTTCGGCAGCTGCGATCGCCTCCGATAACTCTAACACATCAAAATCTAACTTTGTTTCATCTTTTACAGCTTCCACCATCGTCTTGACTTGCCAATGTTTGCCGCCAAAACCAGGATGTTTTTCGCTGTAATCGTATTGTCGTTCTAGACTAATTAACTGTTCTTGGTATTCAATTTCTTTTTTATCCCCAAAAACAGCAGCCGCCGCAAAGCATATCACATCTTCTACAACTTCCAAAATATCGAAGTAATCTGCATAAGCTTGGTAAACTTCTAACGATGTGAATTCGGGATTGTGGGTACTGTCAACTCCCTCATTCCTAAATACGCGACCTAGTTCAAAAACCCGCTCAAATCCACCGCAAACTGCACGTTTTAGAAACAGTTCCGTAGCAATTCGCAAGTACAAATCTACGTCTAAAGCATTATGGTGGGTGATGAAGGGTCTAGCAGCAGCACCTCCATAAATGGCTTGCAAAACTGGAGTTTCTATTTCATAAAAACCGGCATCGCCGAGGTATGAGCGAATACTTTGAACGATGCGACTGCGGAGTACAAAGCGATTGAAAGATTCTGGGTTTCCAGCCAGATCCATTTCCCGATGTCGGCGACAAGTTTCTGGCGCGTTGACTCCGTAATAAGCATCAGGGAAAGGAATTGTTGCTTTTGATAACAGTTTCAATTCGCGTACTTGGATAGATAATTCGCCGCGATTTGTCCGACAGCCAATTCCTTCAGCGCCAATAAAATCTCCTACATCGAGTAGTTTTTCAATTTGTTTGAAAGCAAGACCAGGTTCGCCTTTGACTAATTTCTTCTCGATTTTGAGTTGAATTCTGTCAGTGGCATCTTTCATATCAATAAAGATAATGCTACCACTATCGCGCTTGGAGGTAATGCGACCGCAAACCCGGAGGTCGAGTGCTTCAGGATCGGTTTCTCCGTTGTTGAGTTCTTTTCCTGGCTGACTAAATAATTCTCTAACTTGCTGTGTGGTGTGCGATCGCTGATATGATTCGCTGGGATAAGGTTCTATACCTGCCAATCGCAATTGTTCTACTTTCTGAGAACGTACTTCTGCTTCACTTTGAGTCATCAGTTATTTCCTTGGACAACGTTCACTTTAAAACTTCACTCCAGGACGATCGCCACCATTTCGTCAGTAGCCGCCATCTCCAAGTTTAGATGAGTGCGTACCGTCTGTCGCCATATTCGCACATCCCTGTCTTGGATATGCCGTCTATACTTCCCGCAGATGGACGAGTTCTGCCAATACCGCCCCTGCAACGGGGTCAGGTTCGATCGTGCGGCGTGCTTGGCGGATCGTGGCAATGC
This DNA window, taken from Argonema galeatum A003/A1, encodes the following:
- a CDS encoding NUDIX hydrolase, whose product is MSSKLVHVAIAILYRDNQFLLQLRDNIPTIVYPGHWAFFGGHIEPGETPEDAVKRELIEEIGYSPPTVSFFGDYPDPNVLRHVFHAPLTVELEDLVLGEGWDMGLLTPDEIRLGKRYSEKAEQVRPLGSPHQRILLDFIEKGKVMV
- a CDS encoding aminotransferase class IV, which encodes MIFEAAPIAWHNGKLVEREQAAPSIASHSLHLGVGVFDGLMAYWNSDRYYIHRLDAHLDRLRNGSTQMGLVFSWSNEDLKAGILSLLDEIPANNYYIRPIVYRSVPQLNFSDTMPVDVTILAVTIARDVDKSLTCHISPFERVSGCAIPVSWKICGTYVNSYLGRRAAEVAGFNDAIMLDREGRITEAAVANIFFLQKETVITPALTPNIFPGITRSTLLDVANSLGIEVIERDVFPSELENFDGAFLAATMMELKPLATIHPYRYDSSNHPLFRRFLKEFREITHQ
- the folD gene encoding bifunctional methylenetetrahydrofolate dehydrogenase/methenyltetrahydrofolate cyclohydrolase FolD encodes the protein MDAKIAQLLDGKTLAEKIHSELQQRIQELHPKIGRSPGLAVLMVGDNPASAAYVRNKERACQKVGIASFGQHFASETTQAELEQVIQSLNQDDRVDGILVQLPLPDHLNAIALLHQIDPNKDADGLHSVNLGRLVRGELGLRSCTPAGVMRLLEEYEINLKGKQAVVVGRSILVGKPMALMLLEADATVTIAHSRSHDLAAITRNADILIAAVGRPNLITGDMVKPGAIVVDVGMNRITDDAGNSRLVGDVNFDEVKSVAEFLTPVPGGVGPMTVAILLQNTVWSYSQKS
- the crtE gene encoding geranylgeranyl diphosphate synthase CrtE, yielding MVATDDKHSPQGESPTFDLSAYLAQRQVLVEAALERAVPITYPEKIYEAMRYSLMAGGKRLRPILCLATCELAGGTLDMAMPTACALEMIHTMSLIHDDLPAMDNDDYRRGKLTNHKVYGEDIAILAGDGLLAYAFEVVAETKIVPPERLLQVIARLGRAVSAAGLVGGQVVDLESEGKPDITLETLNFIHTHKTGALLEACVVCGGIIAGVSAMDLQRLSRYAENIGLAFQIVDDILDITRPSEELGKTAGKDLQAKKATYPSLWGLEESKQKAQQLVDAAKAQMAPFGEKARPLQAIADFITTRTH
- a CDS encoding divergent PAP2 family protein, which gives rise to MQDFGHILDNRVLLVALLACLIAQILKLVIHFIQHGKVTVRVLVETGGMPSAHSALVASLAAGVGQTVGWASPEFALATIFAIIVMYDAAGVRQAAGKQARILNQIIDELFREHPTFNEDRLKELLGHTPFQVIVGSALGITISCLAGPAY
- a CDS encoding MgPME-cyclase complex family protein codes for the protein MTTYYYVLASQRFLLEEEPFEEVLKERTRNYQEQEKQIDFWLVLQPAFLEVPEMAAVKAKCPQPSVAVISTNPQFITWLKLRLEYVVTGEFQAPSEKIPDPLASLAPVS
- a CDS encoding pyridoxine 5'-phosphate synthase, whose product is MPTLGVNIDHIATIRQARRTIEPDPVAAAVLAELAGADGITVHLREDRRHIQDRDVLILRQTVRTHLNLEMAATDEMVALALDIKPDYITLVPERREEVTTEGGLDVAGQIQRMSDIVTKLQDAGIPVSLFIDAEPAQIYAAVKVKAKFIELHTGKYAEAHDEANREKELEVLAKGCEYALASGLRVNAGHGLTYWNVYPVACLKGMEELNIGHTIISRAVLVGLERAVREMKQAMRGEF
- a CDS encoding DUF4276 family protein, with product MQDGSIQLLVETEKDIQLVTWILEAAGYPVEKIKLNAIRGHKNLKEFLKGLPSDIAESCAVLVDSDAGSVPDAVSSARRKLSNPPVKVFCAMKEIEAWLFADDIAALENTKTQWGREVIPTLLLPEDIPTPKIHAELAFGKNLNSWDFVKNINIDRASARSPSLREFLTGIKNMLAAQPTPALQSVSRNISRDVFSGLIREVLPANTVIWRTANGESFTADELRKQIEEGTDIGQQYASDVLRVARDFLKRMANRRES
- the lysS gene encoding lysine--tRNA ligase, with the protein product MTQSEAEVRSQKVEQLRLAGIEPYPSESYQRSHTTQQVRELFSQPGKELNNGETDPEALDLRVCGRITSKRDSGSIIFIDMKDATDRIQLKIEKKLVKGEPGLAFKQIEKLLDVGDFIGAEGIGCRTNRGELSIQVRELKLLSKATIPFPDAYYGVNAPETCRRHREMDLAGNPESFNRFVLRSRIVQSIRSYLGDAGFYEIETPVLQAIYGGAAARPFITHHNALDVDLYLRIATELFLKRAVCGGFERVFELGRVFRNEGVDSTHNPEFTSLEVYQAYADYFDILEVVEDVICFAAAAVFGDKKEIEYQEQLISLERQYDYSEKHPGFGGKHWQVKTMVEAVKDETKLDFDVLELSEAIAAAEELGLHLSSLEKQSFGYVLYAVFDRLVVSNLIQPTFIIDFPVEVSPLAKGHRSKPGFVERFELFIAGTEYSNGFSELNDPKEQRKRFEEQLAQKNAGDEEAHPMDEDFIEALSLGMPNCAGMGIGVDRLVMLLTNTQSIRDVVMFPTMRPIKDGSNP